In the genome of Nocardioides sp. NBC_00368, the window GGTCGCGATGCCGACGACCAGCGGCGCCAGCGCACCGCTCGCGTAGGCGTAGCCGAGCGCTCCGAGTCCCCAGAACCCCACCAGCGAAGGCTCGTACGCCGGTACCTGGAGGCTCTGCGCGGCCTGGAAGACGACGCCGCCGAAGCTCATCGCCGCGATGCCGCGGAACGCGCCGCGCAGGGGCCGAGGTAGCGGGATCGTCTCCGCGGCGGCGGTGAACGCGAGCCAGATGACGACGATGCCGACGAACCGGACCAGCGGGGTCAGCGCATCCAGGTTGGTCGCCACGAGCCACACCAGCCCGACGCCGAGGAACGCGCCACCGAGGTAGGAGATGACCCGTGTCAGCGAGTTGGCATGCGAGGCGACGTACTGCCCCGTGATCGTCTCCGCGGCGTCCTCGGTGAGGATGCCCTCGCTCACCCAGCGGTCGATCTCGTTGTTCAGCCAGTCGAGCCGTCTCGGCGCGACGGGTCGTACGTCTGTGTCCATGTGACCATTGCAGCGGCTCGTGGGGGCGCGGCGCGTGAGTCCACGTACTCAACTCCTCGGGCCGTGCGACCTTGACGCCTGAGGTCATTTTCGGCTGCGCAGGCTGGGCCGGCGGCGATAGCCTTCGGGTATTCGCGGGGACCGCTCGCGCGATGCGAACGGAGAGACGTATGGCAGCGTGGTTGTTGATCCTGGTCGGGGCAGCGGCGCTCGTCGTCGTGATCGCCGTCGTGGCTGTGGTCTGGGTGCTCTCGGGCCGAGCCAAGCCCGGTGGCGCGATCAACCCGAACGACAATCCCGGAGTCCAGGCCGCACGTGGGGAGGCCGAGCGAACCAGCATCCAGCACAGGTTCGGGGACACCGGCCCCGGCTTCTGATCCTCTAAGGTTGAACGACGTGGCAGACGACATGGGGCGCAAGGACATCGAGGCCGGGTTGGAGACCCGCCATGAGCTGGGAGACGCCTTCGACGCCGAGCTGGTCGCCGGCTTCGCCGACCGCATCGAGAAGACGGTCCAGGAGCGGGTCGGTGCCACCGCCGCCGCTCGCACCCTCGCCGAGCGCAACGAGTCGCGCACCTCGGTCTTCCAGTTCGTGCTCGGCGCCGGCTCGGCCGTCGCCGGCATCCCGATCAGCATCACCCTCGGTGTCACCGACAACCTCGGTGCGCTGGTGATCTCCTGGGTAGGTCTTGTCGGCGTCAACGTCGCCCACGCGCTGCGTACGCGTAAGCGCTGAGGCGGGGGTCTGTTCGTCGAGGTATGCAGGAAACATGGCACTTCCCGTGCGGAACTCCGTTAGGGAAGTGCCAGTTCGTCTGCATACCTTGACGAACAGACAGCCCGACCGAGCGACCCTCAGGGCGCCGTGGTGGGAGCCGGGGCGCGCTGAGGTCGCTGCTGCTGCCACTCACGTGCGCTGGACACGTAGATGGCGGAGTTGAGGACCACGCCGAGCAGGAAGCCGAACTGCCCTGTGACGAGGGCGAAGGCGGTCCAGGGGATCTGGGTGATGAGCAGGAAGTGCTGCGCCCACCAGACCTTCCTGCCGACGAGCGCCGTTCCGGCGACTCCGAGAAGGGTCAAGGCATAGGACCAGAGATCGGTCACGAGGGTGCGAAGGCTTTCTCAAACGTGCATGCGGTGGCCCGGGTTCGCTGGTCCCGAGTTGCGGCGAAGATTCGCTTGGTAGAAATCTTGACGGCTGCGGCTGGGTATCGTCAAAGTGACGCTAATGTGCGTCGCGTCACGCCGAAGCGCGCCCCGCGGACACGTATCCCCACGGCTTGGAGGGGGCCGGGCCGGGGAGGTAGTCCTGTTGGAGGAGCTCGACCTGAAATCCCTGGTCGGCCAGGAGTTCCGGGATGTCGCGAGTGAGGTGACAGCCGCCGAAGAGGCGCTGCTGGAGGCCGTCGAGGCGATGCTGCCAGCGGGCGACCGTGGGGTCGGGGGAGAGGCCGTGCTCGAGGAAGCCGATGGTGCCACCCGGGCGCAGGACGCGGCGCAGCTCCGTGAGCGCGCCCGCGACGTCGGGGATGGTGCAGAGCGAGAAGGTGACCAGTCCGGTGTCGACCGAGGCGTCCGCGAGCGGGAGGTCGGCGCCGTCGAGGCCGACGCGGCTCACCGGGACCGATGAGCCGGCACGTCGTGTCGCGGAGAGCTCCCAGGCCACGTCGGAGGGCTCGACGGCGATGATCTCGGTGACCTCGGCCGGATAGAGGCCGATGTTGCTGCCGCTGCCGAAGCCGACCTCGACGACCTTGCCGTGGAGACCGTCACACGCCTTCTCGCGCAGCGGCTCGAGCTGCGGGATCCCGCAGGCGCGGTCCACGATGTGGGGCACCACCCGCGCTTCCCAGAGTCCCACGAGAGATCACTCCTCCATCTCGCCGGTCCACTGGACCCCGAGGAGCAGCGTGTCCTCGGTCTCGGCGATCGTCGTGAAACCCACGCGCCGGTAGAACCCGATCGCGCGGGTGTTGGCCGTGCTGACGCCGAGGTGGGCGCCGCGTACGCCGGCGACGTGGAAGGCGCCGAGCATCATGCCGATCAGCTCCTTGCCGACACCTTGACCCTGGGCGCGGGGGAGGAGGTTGATGTGCAGGTGCGCCGGGTAGTCGGTCAGCAGCTCGCCGGGCGTACGCACCGGCCGATGGATCAGGGACCGCAGCCGGGCGTTCCAGTCGTCGCGGTCGTGGTCGGTGCCGGGATCCGGGTTGACCACCCGCAGCGCGGGCCACCAGTCCTCCTCGCACTCCTTCTCGAAGGCACGGGTGAACGGGGTGCCGACGACGTAGCCGACCACGCCCTCGGAGTCGACTGCCACGAACCCGAGCCCGAGGCGGAGCACGATGTAGGGCGCGGCGTAGATGTTGCCCAAGAGCCGCGGGTCGTCGTAGAACTCGGTGGCGTCCTCGCCCGAAGCGCCGGTCAGCAGACAGATCGAGAAGAGATCGTCGAGGTCGTCGGCGGTGGCCCGCCGGATCTCAGGAGTGCCCATGGTCCAACCTCACCATGACCCGCCTGCGTCGCCTCCGCCAGGCCCGCCGAGACGCGGCAGGCGGCCC includes:
- a CDS encoding class I SAM-dependent methyltransferase; amino-acid sequence: MGLWEARVVPHIVDRACGIPQLEPLREKACDGLHGKVVEVGFGSGSNIGLYPAEVTEIIAVEPSDVAWELSATRRAGSSVPVSRVGLDGADLPLADASVDTGLVTFSLCTIPDVAGALTELRRVLRPGGTIGFLEHGLSPDPTVARWQHRLDGLQQRLFGGCHLTRDIPELLADQGFQVELLQQDYLPGPAPSKPWGYVSAGRASA
- a CDS encoding GNAT family N-acetyltransferase, producing the protein MGTPEIRRATADDLDDLFSICLLTGASGEDATEFYDDPRLLGNIYAAPYIVLRLGLGFVAVDSEGVVGYVVGTPFTRAFEKECEEDWWPALRVVNPDPGTDHDRDDWNARLRSLIHRPVRTPGELLTDYPAHLHINLLPRAQGQGVGKELIGMMLGAFHVAGVRGAHLGVSTANTRAIGFYRRVGFTTIAETEDTLLLGVQWTGEMEE